One Streptomyces sp. V4I8 genomic window carries:
- a CDS encoding SDR family NAD(P)-dependent oxidoreductase has protein sequence MESQALKGRIALVTGGTTGLGFGAAKRLIEEGATVYITGRRKDVLDAAAEKLGPSATGIRADVTSKSDMLRVAETIKAAHGHLDILFANAGGGHATPLAELTEEQIDSELGINIKGVILTVQSVLDVLRDGASIVLNASITAGMGLPGFAVYASSKAAVRSLARSWTTDLKDRGIRVNSISPGVVPTEGYSHEQKLSDDDIAAYVERVAKEIPAGRVGTAEDIGDALVFLASDTSRYITGVDLVVDGGMTRVYAGQN, from the coding sequence ATGGAATCGCAGGCACTCAAGGGGCGGATCGCCCTGGTCACCGGCGGCACGACCGGACTCGGCTTCGGCGCCGCCAAGCGTCTGATCGAAGAGGGAGCCACTGTCTACATCACAGGCCGGCGCAAGGACGTGCTCGACGCCGCCGCGGAGAAGCTCGGCCCGTCCGCCACCGGGATCCGAGCCGACGTCACGAGCAAGAGCGACATGCTGCGCGTCGCCGAAACGATTAAGGCGGCGCACGGCCACCTCGACATACTCTTCGCCAACGCGGGTGGCGGACACGCCACGCCCCTCGCCGAGCTGACCGAGGAGCAGATCGACAGCGAGCTCGGCATCAACATCAAGGGCGTCATCCTCACGGTGCAGAGCGTGCTGGACGTCCTGCGCGACGGCGCGTCCATCGTCCTCAACGCGTCGATCACCGCCGGCATGGGGCTGCCCGGGTTCGCCGTCTACGCGTCGTCGAAGGCGGCCGTACGCTCCCTCGCCCGCAGCTGGACGACGGACCTCAAGGACCGTGGGATCCGGGTCAACTCGATCAGCCCCGGAGTGGTGCCCACCGAGGGCTACAGCCACGAACAGAAGCTGAGCGACGACGACATCGCCGCCTACGTCGAGCGCGTCGCGAAGGAGATTCCGGCGGGACGCGTGGGGACGGCCGAGGACATCGGCGACGCCCTCGTCTTCCTGGCCTCGGACACCAGCCGCTACATCACGGGCGTCGACCTCGTCGTGGACGGCGGCATGACCCGCGTCTACGCCGGCCAGAACTGA
- a CDS encoding DEAD/DEAH box helicase, translated as MGRSEREAVARGGRLYGAARAVAGDHARAVEAVREALAPIHDDLARRELDVIPVARLKDVTEGRLRLGEVEKGGFRTVGQVLDAGPYRLRQLPGVGQQTADQTVAAARRIADAVRDTIAVHIDVDRPEPRTTALVMALSVLVEAGPEARRAVDAAEALNKRLGPLLAEAGPAAGRLRMLFTGQATRERALAAVAEIRALTEQADRDGVAELLAQASVDLLRRPESDLAALVDFELRSADYYGLLAELSGHAPDPAAAEGFLPDEVAERVRTQTLDDTHRRVSLRGYQAFGTRFALAQRRTILGDEMGLGKTIQAIAALAHLTADGQSHFMVVCPAGVLINWTREIEKRSTLRVTPLHGPERHEAFADWKDRGGVAVTTFDALRGFPAPGGGELGMLVVDEAHYVKNPETLRSRTVSAWAAHCDRVLFLTGTPMENRVAEFRSLVRILQPDLAGTVDDHDGVAGSKAFRKAVAPVYLRRNQQDVLTELPALQHTDEWEEPSAADEEAYREAVRAGNFMAMRRAAYARPERSAKLDRLREIAGEAAENGLKVVVFSGFRDVLAVVREALARAETPGAGTGTGTGTGMGTGMGTGTGRGTEEGPGSANGRVFGPISGSVPPARRQQLVDDFAAASGHAVLLAQIEAGGVGLNMQAASVVILCEPQLKPTVEHQAVARAHRMGQVRSVQVHRLLCTGGVDERLVRLLENKSRLFDAYARRSAVAESTPDAVDISDLALARRIVEEEQARLSLSTTTAEPAGTATEEA; from the coding sequence ATGGGGCGGAGTGAGCGGGAGGCGGTGGCCCGGGGCGGGCGGCTGTACGGGGCGGCGCGGGCGGTGGCCGGTGATCACGCGCGAGCCGTCGAGGCCGTACGGGAGGCCCTGGCGCCGATCCATGACGACCTGGCCCGGCGCGAGCTGGACGTCATCCCGGTGGCCCGGCTCAAGGACGTCACCGAGGGCAGGCTGCGGCTGGGCGAGGTGGAGAAGGGCGGGTTCCGGACGGTCGGGCAGGTACTCGATGCCGGGCCGTACCGGCTGCGCCAGCTGCCCGGGGTCGGTCAGCAGACCGCCGATCAGACCGTGGCCGCCGCCCGGCGGATCGCCGATGCCGTACGGGACACCATCGCCGTACACATCGACGTGGACCGGCCGGAGCCCCGGACCACCGCCCTGGTCATGGCGCTGAGCGTGTTGGTGGAGGCGGGCCCGGAGGCGCGCCGGGCCGTCGACGCGGCCGAGGCGCTGAACAAGCGGCTCGGTCCGCTGCTGGCCGAGGCGGGGCCGGCGGCCGGGCGGCTGCGCATGCTGTTCACCGGGCAGGCCACACGGGAACGGGCGCTGGCCGCAGTGGCCGAGATCCGCGCCCTGACCGAGCAGGCCGACCGGGACGGGGTTGCCGAACTGCTCGCCCAGGCCTCGGTCGACCTGCTGCGCCGCCCGGAGTCCGACCTGGCCGCCCTGGTCGACTTCGAACTGCGCTCCGCCGATTACTACGGCCTGCTCGCCGAACTCTCCGGCCACGCCCCCGACCCCGCGGCGGCCGAAGGGTTCCTGCCCGACGAGGTGGCCGAACGGGTCAGGACGCAGACGCTCGACGACACGCACCGCCGGGTCTCGCTGCGCGGCTACCAGGCCTTCGGCACCCGCTTCGCCCTCGCCCAGCGGCGGACGATCCTCGGCGACGAGATGGGGCTCGGCAAGACGATCCAGGCCATCGCCGCGCTGGCGCACCTCACCGCCGACGGGCAGAGCCACTTCATGGTGGTCTGCCCGGCCGGCGTGCTGATCAACTGGACCCGGGAGATCGAGAAGCGCAGCACGTTGCGGGTGACGCCGCTGCACGGCCCCGAACGGCACGAGGCGTTCGCCGACTGGAAGGACCGGGGCGGCGTCGCGGTCACCACCTTCGACGCCCTGCGCGGCTTCCCGGCGCCCGGCGGGGGCGAGTTGGGCATGCTCGTCGTCGACGAGGCGCACTACGTGAAGAACCCCGAGACCCTCCGCTCCAGGACCGTCTCCGCATGGGCCGCGCACTGCGACCGCGTGCTGTTCCTGACCGGTACGCCGATGGAGAACCGAGTCGCGGAGTTCCGCAGCCTGGTGCGGATCCTCCAGCCCGACCTGGCCGGGACCGTCGACGACCACGACGGAGTGGCGGGTTCCAAGGCGTTCCGCAAGGCGGTCGCGCCGGTCTATCTGCGCCGCAACCAGCAGGACGTCCTCACCGAACTCCCCGCGCTCCAGCACACGGACGAGTGGGAGGAGCCCAGCGCGGCGGACGAGGAGGCCTACCGCGAGGCCGTGCGCGCCGGCAACTTCATGGCGATGCGCAGAGCGGCGTACGCCCGCCCGGAGCGGTCGGCGAAACTGGACCGACTGCGCGAGATCGCCGGCGAGGCCGCCGAGAACGGGCTGAAGGTCGTCGTGTTCTCCGGCTTCCGGGACGTACTGGCGGTGGTGCGGGAGGCACTGGCGCGCGCGGAGACGCCGGGAGCAGGAACGGGAACGGGAACGGGAACGGGAATGGGGACGGGAATGGGGACGGGGACGGGAAGGGGAACGGAGGAGGGCCCGGGGTCGGCCAACGGAAGGGTCTTCGGGCCGATTTCAGGGAGCGTGCCGCCCGCCCGTCGGCAGCAGCTCGTCGACGACTTCGCCGCCGCGTCCGGTCACGCCGTGCTGCTCGCGCAGATCGAGGCGGGCGGAGTGGGCCTCAACATGCAGGCCGCGTCCGTCGTCATCCTCTGCGAGCCGCAGCTCAAGCCGACCGTCGAACACCAGGCGGTCGCCCGCGCCCACCGCATGGGCCAGGTCCGCTCGGTCCAGGTGCACCGCCTGCTCTGCACGGGCGGGGTGGACGAACGACTGGTGCGGCTGCTGGAGAACAAGTCCCGCCTGTTCGACGCGTACGCCCGCCGCAGCGCGGTCGCCGAGTCGACACCGGACGCCGTCGACATCTCGGACCTCGCCCTGGCCCGGCGCATCGTCGAGGAGGAGCAGGCGCGGCTGAGCCTGAGCACGACGACCGCCGAGCCGGCGGGGACGGCGACGGAAGAGGCGTGA
- a CDS encoding putative quinol monooxygenase: MTTVKSAERHIICEVRGKATHRARVKELLLELVGPARAEAGCLYYDLYQQSDEPDTFYIVDGWASPEAVAEHTEHPNVTKVVEQLLPLLAVPLKVTTSNRVSDPD; the protein is encoded by the coding sequence ATGACCACGGTCAAGTCGGCGGAGCGCCACATCATCTGCGAGGTACGTGGCAAGGCGACCCACCGCGCCAGGGTCAAGGAGCTCCTGCTGGAGCTCGTGGGCCCCGCGCGGGCCGAGGCCGGATGCCTCTACTACGACCTCTACCAGCAGTCTGACGAGCCCGACACCTTCTACATCGTCGACGGCTGGGCCTCGCCCGAAGCCGTCGCGGAACACACCGAGCACCCGAACGTGACGAAGGTCGTCGAGCAACTCCTCCCGCTGCTCGCCGTACCCCTCAAGGTCACCACCAGCAATCGGGTCAGCGACCCGGACTAA
- a CDS encoding helix-turn-helix transcriptional regulator, whose amino-acid sequence MDNRAEISAFLKSRRDKITPEQAGLPVYGQRRVAGLRRNEVATLAGVSVEYYTRLERGNLSGVSDSVLEALAQALRLDDTERTHLYDLARAANTTPARVRRRTARPAVRPSVQRIVDGMPGMPAFVKNHRFDILVANPLGRALFSEMYADPVCGANTVRFVFLSPAARRFYVDWERIARGAVGALRIEAGKNPYDRELSNLIGELSTRSDAFRVMWGAHDVHVFHDGTKRLRHPVVGELELDFESMNLPDGSGLVVALYNAAPGSAAADALNLLASWSATAEAADVQAAEADSEN is encoded by the coding sequence ATGGACAACCGCGCCGAAATCAGTGCGTTTCTGAAGTCTCGCCGTGACAAGATCACGCCCGAGCAGGCCGGTCTGCCCGTGTACGGCCAGCGCCGGGTGGCCGGGCTCCGCAGGAACGAAGTCGCGACGCTCGCGGGCGTCAGCGTCGAGTACTACACGCGTCTGGAGCGCGGCAATCTCAGCGGTGTCTCCGACAGCGTCCTGGAGGCGCTGGCCCAGGCTCTGCGGCTCGACGACACGGAGCGCACGCACTTGTACGACCTGGCCCGAGCGGCGAACACGACGCCCGCCCGTGTGCGGCGCCGGACTGCCCGGCCGGCTGTGCGGCCCAGCGTGCAGCGCATCGTTGACGGGATGCCGGGCATGCCGGCGTTCGTGAAGAACCACCGATTCGACATTCTGGTCGCCAATCCGCTCGGTCGCGCACTGTTCTCGGAGATGTACGCCGATCCTGTCTGCGGGGCGAACACCGTGCGGTTCGTGTTTCTCAGCCCCGCGGCCCGGCGGTTCTACGTCGACTGGGAACGCATCGCCAGGGGCGCTGTGGGTGCGCTGCGGATCGAGGCGGGCAAGAACCCGTACGACCGCGAGTTGTCGAACCTGATCGGTGAGCTGTCGACCCGCAGCGACGCCTTCCGCGTGATGTGGGGCGCCCACGACGTACACGTCTTCCATGACGGGACGAAACGCCTCCGGCATCCGGTCGTCGGCGAGCTGGAGCTCGACTTCGAATCGATGAACCTGCCGGACGGGTCGGGGCTGGTCGTGGCGTTGTACAACGCGGCCCCCGGCTCCGCGGCCGCGGACGCGCTGAACCTGCTGGCGAGCTGGTCCGCCACGGCCGAGGCCGCGGATGTGCAGGCCGCCGAGGCGGACTCCGAGAACTGA
- a CDS encoding SDR family NAD(P)-dependent oxidoreductase, giving the protein MARIFITGSTDGLGLMAAQLLLRQGHTVALHARNNTRARDAHAALPDNAGVAVGDLSSIAGTRDVATQVNDLGTFDAVIHNAGVGYYGRGRVETEDGLSDVFAVNVLAPYLLTALITPPRRLVYLSSGMHHSGEATLRDPQWATRPWQGSQAYSESKFHVTALMLAVARKWPEVLSNAVDPGWVATKMGGSGATDDLRLAPVTQAWLAADDDAAALVTGRYFHHQQPRPPHPATQSPEVQDRLLTYCADLTDVELPTAVSAD; this is encoded by the coding sequence ATGGCTCGCATCTTCATCACCGGTTCCACCGACGGCCTCGGCCTGATGGCCGCCCAACTGCTCTTGCGGCAGGGTCACACGGTGGCGCTCCATGCACGCAACAACACCCGGGCCCGCGACGCACACGCCGCGCTCCCGGACAACGCGGGCGTCGCCGTCGGTGACCTCTCCAGCATCGCCGGGACCCGCGATGTGGCCACCCAGGTCAACGACTTGGGCACCTTCGACGCGGTCATCCACAACGCCGGCGTCGGCTACTACGGGCGAGGCAGGGTGGAGACCGAGGACGGCCTCTCGGACGTCTTCGCGGTCAACGTGCTGGCGCCCTACCTCCTCACGGCGCTGATCACCCCGCCCCGGCGGCTCGTCTATCTCAGCTCCGGCATGCACCACAGCGGCGAGGCCACCTTGCGGGACCCGCAGTGGGCGACGCGGCCGTGGCAGGGCTCCCAGGCGTACTCGGAGTCGAAGTTCCACGTCACCGCTCTCATGCTCGCCGTCGCGAGGAAATGGCCCGAGGTGCTCTCCAACGCCGTCGACCCGGGCTGGGTCGCCACGAAGATGGGCGGGAGCGGCGCCACCGACGACCTGCGGCTGGCTCCGGTGACCCAGGCATGGCTGGCGGCCGACGACGACGCGGCGGCGCTGGTCACCGGCCGCTACTTCCACCACCAGCAACCCCGCCCTCCGCACCCGGCGACGCAGTCGCCCGAAGTGCAGGACCGGCTGCTGACGTACTGCGCCGATCTCACAGACGTCGAACTGCCCACAGCGGTCTCTGCTGACTGA
- the ychF gene encoding redox-regulated ATPase YchF — MSLTIGIVGLPNVGKSTLFNALTKNDVLAANYPFATIEPNVGVVGVPDQRLTKLAEIFSSQRVLPATVDFVDIAGIVRGASEGEGLGNKFLANIRESDAICQVIRAFKDENVVHVDGKVSPKDDIETINTELILADLQTIEKVLPRLQKESRIKKDIAPKVKAVEEAQEILEKGDTLFSAGIVQGSGNEELLHDLHLLTTKPFLYVFNVDEEELLDEDFKNEQRALVAPAEAIFLNAKLEADLAELDEEDAMELLESVGAEEPGLATLARVGFNTLGLQTYLTAGPKESRAWTIKKGATAPEAAGVIHTDFQKGFIKAEVISFTDLVEMGSVAEARAKGKARMEGKDYVMQDGDVVEFRFNV, encoded by the coding sequence GTGTCGCTCACGATCGGAATCGTCGGTCTGCCGAATGTCGGCAAGTCGACCCTGTTCAACGCCCTGACCAAGAACGACGTGCTGGCGGCCAACTACCCGTTCGCCACGATCGAGCCGAACGTCGGCGTGGTCGGCGTCCCGGACCAGCGCCTGACCAAGCTGGCCGAGATCTTCTCCTCCCAGCGCGTCCTCCCCGCGACCGTCGACTTCGTCGACATCGCCGGCATCGTGCGCGGCGCCTCCGAGGGCGAGGGCCTGGGCAACAAGTTCCTCGCGAACATCCGTGAGTCCGACGCGATCTGCCAGGTCATCCGCGCCTTCAAGGACGAGAACGTCGTCCACGTCGACGGCAAGGTCTCGCCCAAGGACGACATCGAGACGATCAACACCGAGCTGATCCTCGCCGACCTCCAGACCATCGAGAAGGTCCTGCCCCGGCTCCAGAAGGAGTCGCGGATCAAGAAGGACATCGCGCCGAAGGTGAAGGCCGTCGAGGAGGCCCAGGAGATCCTGGAGAAGGGCGACACGCTCTTCTCCGCCGGCATCGTCCAGGGCTCCGGCAACGAGGAGCTCCTGCACGACCTGCACCTCCTGACGACGAAGCCCTTCCTCTACGTCTTCAACGTGGACGAGGAGGAGTTGCTCGACGAGGACTTCAAGAACGAGCAGCGCGCCCTGGTCGCCCCCGCCGAGGCGATCTTCCTCAACGCCAAGCTGGAGGCGGACCTCGCCGAGCTCGACGAGGAGGACGCGATGGAGCTGCTGGAGTCGGTGGGTGCGGAGGAGCCCGGCCTGGCGACCCTGGCCCGCGTCGGCTTCAACACCCTCGGCTTGCAGACCTACCTCACGGCCGGCCCCAAGGAATCCCGCGCCTGGACCATCAAGAAGGGCGCCACCGCCCCCGAGGCCGCCGGCGTCATCCACACCGACTTCCAGAAGGGCTTCATCAAGGCCGAGGTCATCTCCTTCACCGACCTGGTGGAGATGGGTTCGGTGGCCGAGGCCCGCGCCAAGGGGAAGGCGCGGATGGAGGGCAAGGACTACGTCATGCAGGACGGGGACGTGGTGGAGTTCCGCTTCAACGTGTAG
- a CDS encoding aldo/keto reductase, with translation MTATNPLITLNNGVRIPALGLGVYQSAPEETTDAVLTALHNGYRLIDTAAAYFNEREVGEAIARSDVDRSEIFVTTKVWISDYGYDSALRAFDVSLRKLGIEQLDLWLLHQPLPSDFERTIAAYKAAEKLLAEGRVRAIGVSNQTPKQLDELISRTDIVPAVNQIQVHPYYTQGEWRAANESHGILTQSWSPIGGSYVYRGADTNPLEDPVITALADKYAKTPAQVVLRWHLDHGFCAIPKSVKAHRIAENFDVFDFALTPDEVAAIDALDTGVRGGPDPDSLNLENAGFPIPD, from the coding sequence ATGACCGCAACGAACCCACTCATCACCCTGAACAACGGCGTACGGATCCCCGCCCTGGGACTCGGCGTCTACCAGAGCGCCCCCGAGGAGACCACCGACGCGGTCCTGACCGCGCTGCACAACGGCTACCGGCTGATCGACACCGCCGCCGCCTACTTCAACGAGCGGGAGGTCGGCGAGGCGATCGCCCGCTCCGACGTGGACCGCTCCGAGATCTTCGTGACGACCAAGGTGTGGATCAGCGACTACGGCTACGACTCCGCGCTGCGGGCCTTCGACGTGAGTCTGCGCAAGCTGGGCATCGAGCAGCTCGACCTGTGGCTGCTGCACCAGCCGCTGCCGTCCGACTTCGAGAGGACGATCGCGGCGTACAAGGCGGCGGAGAAGCTCCTCGCCGAAGGTCGCGTCCGTGCGATCGGCGTGTCGAACCAGACGCCCAAGCAGCTCGACGAGCTCATCTCCCGCACCGACATCGTTCCGGCGGTGAACCAGATCCAGGTGCACCCCTACTACACGCAGGGCGAGTGGCGCGCAGCGAACGAAAGCCACGGCATCCTGACCCAGTCGTGGTCGCCCATCGGCGGCTCCTACGTCTACCGGGGCGCCGACACCAACCCACTCGAAGACCCCGTCATCACAGCCCTGGCCGACAAGTACGCGAAGACACCCGCGCAGGTCGTGCTGCGCTGGCACCTCGACCACGGCTTCTGCGCGATCCCCAAGTCCGTCAAGGCCCATCGCATCGCCGAGAACTTCGACGTCTTCGACTTCGCCCTGACCCCCGACGAGGTGGCCGCGATCGACGCCCTCGACACCGGCGTACGCGGCGGACCCGATCCGGACTCGCTCAACCTGGAGAACGCCGGCTTCCCGATCCCCGACTAA
- a CDS encoding carboxymuconolactone decarboxylase family protein: MAEEQTAAQKLLGDFAPELVRLTDDVLFGEVWPNEGLSQRDRSLITVATLVALYRADQLAFHLPKALENGVTKDELVEAITHIAFYAGWPNAMSAITQLKNIVEGADAS; this comes from the coding sequence ATGGCTGAAGAACAGACCGCCGCACAGAAGCTGCTCGGCGACTTCGCGCCCGAACTGGTCCGGCTCACCGACGATGTCCTCTTCGGCGAGGTGTGGCCCAACGAGGGCCTGTCCCAGCGGGACCGCAGCCTGATCACCGTCGCCACCCTGGTCGCCCTCTACCGCGCCGACCAGCTCGCCTTCCACCTGCCCAAGGCCCTGGAGAACGGGGTGACGAAGGACGAGCTGGTCGAGGCCATCACCCACATCGCGTTCTACGCCGGTTGGCCCAATGCGATGTCCGCGATCACCCAGCTGAAGAACATCGTCGAGGGCGCCGACGCGAGCTGA
- a CDS encoding FBP domain-containing protein → MDPISEQAIRNSFVNCTKGEASRMRLPVNFREIDWAVLDFLGWIDPGAPQRAYIVNPSPEKPVGIALRLPAPGSRTGAMRSSMCQVCWTSHASSGVNLFVAPRAGRAGREGNTVGLYFCADLACSLYIRGKKQPKLRLTAREETLTVEERVARTRDNLADFLAKVTAA, encoded by the coding sequence ATGGACCCGATCAGCGAGCAGGCGATTCGAAATTCATTCGTCAACTGCACCAAGGGCGAAGCAAGTCGAATGCGCCTCCCCGTCAATTTCAGAGAAATAGACTGGGCGGTCCTCGACTTCCTCGGCTGGATCGATCCCGGCGCTCCACAACGGGCGTATATCGTCAATCCGTCTCCGGAGAAGCCCGTCGGAATAGCCCTACGACTGCCCGCTCCGGGATCCCGCACCGGCGCCATGCGGTCCAGCATGTGCCAGGTGTGCTGGACCAGCCACGCCTCGTCCGGGGTCAACCTGTTCGTCGCCCCACGGGCCGGCCGCGCGGGACGGGAAGGCAACACCGTCGGCCTGTACTTCTGCGCCGACCTCGCCTGCTCCCTCTACATACGCGGCAAGAAACAGCCCAAATTGCGGCTCACCGCCCGCGAGGAGACCCTCACCGTCGAGGAACGCGTCGCCCGCACCAGGGACAACCTCGCCGACTTCCTGGCCAAGGTGACGGCGGCCTGA
- a CDS encoding SDR family NAD(P)-dependent oxidoreductase, protein MSKVFFITGAGRGLGVDIARQALDAGHRVVATGRRPENVVKALGGERDNLLATTLDLTDPDTAEAAVRAAVERFGRIDVLVNNAANFFAGYFEVVSPQQMRQQIETNVFGPMNVTRAVLPVMRERRAGHIMTISSLAGLVGQEFCAAYTTSKFAVEGWMEALRLDVAPFGIRTTTVEPGFFRTELLVDASTTWPEGTVEDYAESTAAQIEGWKSMNGRQSGDPSKLAAALLQVAEQDEPPARFVAGADAITSVEAKAKALLAQVEASRELGWDLEFDDAD, encoded by the coding sequence ATGAGCAAGGTCTTCTTCATCACCGGTGCCGGCCGCGGGCTGGGCGTGGACATCGCCCGCCAGGCCCTGGACGCCGGCCACCGGGTGGTCGCCACCGGCCGCCGCCCCGAAAACGTCGTCAAGGCCCTCGGCGGCGAGCGAGACAACCTGCTGGCCACCACCTTGGACCTCACCGACCCCGACACCGCCGAGGCCGCCGTCCGTGCGGCTGTGGAGCGGTTCGGCCGGATCGACGTCCTGGTCAACAACGCCGCCAACTTCTTCGCCGGCTACTTCGAGGTTGTCTCTCCGCAGCAGATGCGGCAGCAGATCGAGACCAACGTCTTCGGCCCGATGAACGTCACCCGCGCCGTGCTGCCCGTCATGCGGGAGCGGCGCGCCGGGCACATCATGACGATCTCCTCGCTGGCCGGGCTGGTCGGCCAGGAGTTCTGCGCCGCCTACACCACCTCCAAGTTCGCCGTGGAGGGCTGGATGGAGGCCCTGCGCCTGGACGTGGCCCCCTTCGGTATCCGCACCACGACCGTGGAGCCCGGCTTCTTCCGCACCGAGTTGCTGGTGGACGCCTCCACCACCTGGCCCGAGGGGACCGTGGAGGACTACGCCGAGAGCACCGCGGCGCAGATCGAGGGCTGGAAGTCCATGAACGGTCGGCAGAGCGGTGACCCGTCCAAGCTCGCCGCCGCCCTGCTGCAGGTCGCCGAACAGGACGAGCCGCCCGCGCGGTTCGTCGCCGGCGCCGACGCCATCACCTCCGTAGAGGCCAAAGCCAAGGCGCTGCTGGCGCAGGTCGAGGCATCGCGCGAACTGGGCTGGGACCTGGAATTCGACGACGCGGACTGA
- a CDS encoding FAD-dependent monooxygenase, with the protein MTTAMRDVPRSGNRDERQGAAIVVGASLAGLMTALALSHAGVDVTMLERSGAAPRARKGAALGGVSEGLLSRITGSRHSQGGSAPLSSVAPGVQSWMAVHARLRAAADADPYIELRPHTIVRSVDQDADSAWVITSDQQTFRGDVVIGADGHGSVVRVGVAPDKPDATFAGYLIWLGLTNESSLASSRRLPRDVDILSGGEDYLLGYPLPGPDGAPGSRQVGWAWYDASHNDLLRETGSVVGNVVHRSLTSADIPEATFRELADKAEDLWPSPWREAILDCIERRAVIGTPIAEYVPDKLVNGRLALVGDAAHVPTPMTGSGFSASLHDAEAVAESVAMGVRGSTVAQALTGYEMKRLGNVRGMVQSGQQFSRSFTGRAA; encoded by the coding sequence ATGACCACAGCTATGCGCGACGTCCCCCGTTCCGGGAACCGGGACGAGCGCCAGGGCGCCGCCATCGTCGTCGGTGCATCTCTCGCGGGTCTGATGACCGCATTGGCCCTGTCGCACGCCGGAGTCGACGTGACGATGCTGGAGCGATCGGGGGCCGCCCCTCGGGCCCGGAAGGGGGCTGCTCTCGGCGGGGTGAGTGAGGGCCTCCTCAGCAGAATCACGGGATCCCGTCACTCGCAGGGCGGTTCGGCGCCACTGAGTTCAGTGGCCCCCGGTGTGCAGAGCTGGATGGCGGTCCACGCCCGGCTCCGGGCGGCCGCCGACGCCGACCCCTATATCGAGCTTCGCCCCCACACGATCGTACGGAGCGTCGACCAGGACGCGGATTCCGCGTGGGTGATCACCTCGGACCAGCAGACGTTCCGAGGCGATGTCGTGATCGGGGCGGATGGCCACGGAAGCGTCGTGCGCGTCGGCGTCGCACCCGACAAGCCCGACGCGACGTTCGCCGGCTACCTGATCTGGCTCGGCCTCACCAACGAGTCCTCGCTCGCGTCCTCGCGCCGCCTGCCACGGGACGTCGACATCCTCAGCGGCGGAGAGGACTATCTCCTCGGCTACCCACTGCCCGGTCCCGACGGCGCCCCGGGCTCGCGCCAGGTCGGCTGGGCCTGGTACGACGCGAGCCACAATGATCTCCTACGCGAAACGGGCAGTGTTGTCGGCAACGTCGTGCACCGGTCGCTCACCTCCGCCGACATACCGGAGGCCACCTTCCGCGAGCTCGCGGACAAAGCCGAGGACCTGTGGCCCTCGCCCTGGCGCGAGGCCATCCTCGATTGCATCGAGCGCCGTGCCGTCATCGGCACCCCCATCGCCGAGTACGTCCCCGACAAGCTCGTCAACGGGCGTCTGGCCCTCGTGGGAGATGCCGCGCATGTGCCGACCCCGATGACCGGCTCGGGCTTCAGCGCATCGCTCCACGACGCCGAGGCCGTCGCCGAATCCGTTGCTATGGGCGTGCGTGGATCGACGGTGGCGCAGGCCCTCACAGGGTACGAAATGAAGCGGCTCGGCAACGTCCGCGGCATGGTCCAGTCGGGACAGCAGTTCAGCCGCTCCTTCACCGGTCGAGCCGCCTGA
- a CDS encoding PIN domain-containing protein, with product MKEPAARSLVLDSQALSLLLRNDRQMITRIEAARRVGVPVLVSALTVVEAVYGKTDTARLHWVLSRLQVQDVTQADSLTAVQLLSDAGGLHGHKYAIDALVAAMVLRSPAPVLVLTSDRDDWSKLCGDRVQIKDV from the coding sequence ATGAAGGAGCCCGCGGCCAGGTCCCTGGTTCTGGACTCCCAGGCGTTGTCGCTGCTGCTGCGCAACGACCGCCAGATGATCACCCGGATCGAGGCCGCTCGGCGGGTGGGCGTGCCCGTCCTCGTGTCGGCCCTGACGGTGGTGGAGGCCGTCTACGGGAAGACGGACACCGCCCGGCTGCACTGGGTGCTCTCCCGCCTTCAGGTCCAGGACGTCACCCAGGCGGACAGCCTCACCGCGGTGCAGCTGCTGAGCGACGCCGGCGGTCTGCACGGCCACAAGTACGCCATCGACGCCCTCGTCGCCGCGATGGTGCTCCGCTCGCCAGCGCCCGTCCTGGTGCTGACCTCGGACCGCGACGACTGGTCGAAACTGTGCGGCGACCGCGTACAGATCAAGGACGTCTGA